In a single window of the Papaver somniferum cultivar HN1 chromosome 8, ASM357369v1, whole genome shotgun sequence genome:
- the LOC113306395 gene encoding sulfite exporter TauE/SafE family protein 3-like, whose protein sequence is MAEFKTIFLHGFVGLLAFVLLFVFVTGERDLKDEVRIEEVEEVQIVSDYFTSVKNFLWNANVGSVYEHVWPDMEFGWRIVVGSTIGFLGAAFGSVGGVGGGGIFVPMFTLVVGFDAKSAAPISKCMIMGAAASTVYYNLKRRHPTINMPIIDYNLALLIQPMLMLGISIGVAFSVIFADWMVTLLLIILFVTTSTMAFFKGVEKWKKETILKKEAATRLELNGSEEALLKKPLLSSPSLFGQKMMNVPPGEDEEEVPILENVQWREFGLLVFVWVAFLVLQIVKNNTETCSTWYWILNLLQIPVSVGVTLHEAVSLYKGKTVIASKGAEGMNLKVHQLITYCFFGVLAGMVGGLLGLGGGFILGPLFLELGIPAQVSSATATFAMTFSSSMSVIEYHLLHRFPIPYALYFMAVAILAALVGQHVVRKLINFLGRTSLIIFILAFTIFMSAIFLGGTGIANIFVKLHQKEYMGFENLCKA, encoded by the exons aatttttttgcatGGATTTGTTGGGTTGCTTGCGTTTgtacttctttttgtttttgttactggAGAGAGGGATTTGAAAGATGAAGTTAGAATTGAAGAGGTGGAGGAGGTTCAAATTGTATCGGATTATTTTACGAGTGTAAAGAATTTCCTTTGGAATGCAAATGTTGGATCAGTTTATGAACATGTTTGGCCT GACATGGAATTTGGGTGGAGAATTGTTGTTGGTTCGACGATCGGATTCTTAGGAGCAGCATTTGGAAGTGTAGGAGGAGTTGGCGGTGGTGGGATCTTTGTTCCTATGTTTACCCTTGTTGTTGGGTTTGATGCAAAATCTGCAGCTCCAATTTCTAAAT GTATGATCATGGGTGCAGCTGCTTCAACTGTCTACTACAACCTTAAGCGAAGGCATCCAACTATCAATATGCCTATTATTGACTACAATTTGGCACTCCTAATCCAGCCAATGCTCATGCTTGGTATTAGTATTGGAGTTGCTTTCAGTGTGATCTTTGCTGATTGGATGGTCACCCTTCTCCTAATTATTCTTTTCGTTA CCACATCAACCATGGCATTCTTCAAGGGTGTGGAGAAATGGAAAAAGGAGACCATATTAAAGAAG GAGGCTGCGACCCGCTTGGAGTTGAATGGTAGTGAAGAAGCGCTACTTAAGAAGCCATTACTAAGTAGTCCTAGCCTTTTTGGTCAAAAGATGATGAATGTTCCTCCTGGAGAAGATGAGGAAGAG GTACCTATTCTTGAAAATGTTCAATGGAGAGAATTTGGCCTTCTTGTCTTCGTTTGGGTTGCGTTCCTGGTTTTGCAAATTGTCAAG AATAATACAGAAACTTGTTCTACTTGGTACTGGATTTTGAACTTACTGCAG ATACCTGTATCTGTGGGGGTGACTTTGCACGAGGCAGTAAGCCTATACAAGGGAAAGACGGTAATTGCCTCTAAAGGAGCAGAGGGCATGAACTTAAAAGTGCACCAATTGATTACATATTGCTTCTTTGGAGTattggctggaatggttggcggGCTCTTAGGTCTTGGAGGAGGCTTTATTTTGGGTCCACTCTTCTTAGAGCTTGGCATCCCTGCTCAG GTTTCGAGTGCCACAGCTACCTTTGCCATGACATTCTCCTCATCCATGTCAGTTATTGAATATCACCTTCTACATCGGTTTCCAATCCCTTACG CGCTTTACTTCATGGCAGTTGCTATTCTTGCTGCCTTGGTTGGGCAACATGTAGTAAGAAAGTTGATCAATTTCTTAGGACGCACATCTCTCATCATTTTCATTTTGGCATTCACAATCTTTATGAGCGCAATCTTCCTTG GTGGTACAGGTATTGCAAACATTTTCGTCAAGCTTCATCAAAAGGAATACATGGGATTTGAGAACCTATGCAAAGCATGA